One segment of Labrus mixtus chromosome 10, fLabMix1.1, whole genome shotgun sequence DNA contains the following:
- the LOC132981984 gene encoding protocadherin alpha-3-like produces MHVRRQKEYVWIFIVASLCLCGSSASQISYSISEEVNKGTVIGNIAKDINLNVKDLESRDLRIASSYSKNYFNVNLRTGDLVVDDRIDREELCPNTAQCTLRVQAVLSNPMTAHRIDVNILDLNDNSPEFFEQSFSLNISESMSPGERYLLLLAEDADIGSNSVKSYKLSQNEYFSLDVQSGGEHEVSAELVLQKALDREKQAVIKLTLTAVDGGKPARSGTLQIKVNVLDVNDNTPMFSKSLYKVRVRENTDKGQVVMKLNATDLDDGINSRITYSLIKQRNTDPSQTFNINPETGEITVKGTLDYEETPAYEVRVQAKDQGTSPRSAHAKLLIEIIDVNDNAPDISVTSLMTPVKEDSELGTIVALVTVSDKDGGNNGVTNCKVVGSVPFKLKSNYKNDYSLVVDGPLDRENTSLYNVTITATDEGSPPLSSIRVITVQVSDVNDNAPRFMEPSVNIYMKENSPTGSVIYTISAFDPDLNNNAKLTYKLLDCDPRSIPITSAVNINSETGDIVSLQSFNYEELKTFQFKVQATDSGVPPLSSNVTVNVLILDENDNNPTILAPYSEHGSVNSESIPYSAEAGYFVAKIRAVDADSGYNALLSYHLSEPKGNNLFRMGTSTGEIRTKRRMSDNDLKTHPLVVLVSDNGEPSLSATVSIDVVVVESAADIQTQFRHVTIKEESFSDLNLYLLIAIVSVSAIFLLSLITLIAVKCHRTDRSFSRYGAPMITTHPDGSWSYSKSTQQYDVCFSSDTLKSDVVVFPAPFPPADAELISINGGDTFTRTQTLPNKEKVGNFR; encoded by the coding sequence ATGCATGTGCGACGACAAAAGGAATATGTCTGGATTTTCATTGTTGcgtctctttgtctttgtggcAGCTCTGCCTCACAGATATCCTACTCCATATCTGAGGAGGTAAACAAAGGCACTGTGATCGGGAATATCGCAAAGGATATAAACTTGAATGTTAAAGACCTAGAATCCCGGGATCTACGTATTGCTTCGAGTTACAGTAAGAACTATTTTAACGTCAATTTGCGGACCGGGGACCTCGTCGTAGACGACAGAATAGACAGAGAGGAGCTATGTCCGAACACGGCACAGTGCACCCTAAGAGTACAGGCTGTTTTAAGCAATCCAATGACTGCACATCGTATTGACGTCAACATTTTAGACTTAAATGACAACTCGCCAGAATTCTTTGAGCAGTCATTTTCACTGAACATCTCAGAATCAATGTCCCCGGGAGAACGCTATCTTCTCTTGTTAGCAGAAGATGCAGACATAGGCAGCAACTCAGTGAAGAGCTACAAGCTGAGCCAAAATGAATATTTCTCACTCGATGtgcagagcggaggagaacaCGAGGTGTCTGCTGAGTTAGTGCTGCAGAAAGCTTTAGATAGAGAGAAACAGGCTGTTATCAAACTAACTCTGACTGCTGTAGATGGAGGGAAACCTGCTAGATCGGGTACATTGCAGATAAAAGTAAACGTATTGGATGTCAATGATAATACGCCAATGTTCAGTAAATCGCTGTATAAAGTCCGTGTACGTGAAAATACCGATAAAGGACAAGTGGTTATGAAATTAAATGCAACGGATTTGGACGATGGAATAAACAGTAGGATCACGTATTCGTTGATAAAGCAACGCAATACAGATCCTTCTCAGACGTTTAATATTAATCCAGAAACAGGAGAAATAACTGTGAAGGGAACATTAGATTATGAAGAAACACCTGCTTATGAGGTTAGAGTTCAAGCAAAGGATCAAGGCACCTCTCCCCGAAGTGCACATGCTAAATTGTTGATAGAAATAAttgatgtgaatgacaatgccCCAGACATATCTGTGACGTCACTCATGACACCAGTAAAAGAAGACTCGGAGTTAGGGACCATCGTTGCTTTGGTTACAGTGAGTGATAAAGATGGAGGAAACAATGGTGTGACTAACTGTAAGGTGGTGGGCTCTGTTCCCTTCAAACTCAAGTCCAACTACAAAAACGACTATTCATTAGTAGTAGATGGACCCCTAGACAGAGAAAACACCTCTCTTTACAATGTCACCATTACAGCCACAGATGAAGGGAGTCCTCCTCTGTCCAGTATCAGGGTCATTACTGTTCAAGTTTCTGATGTTAATGATAATGCTCCTCGTTTCATGGAGCCTTCAGTTAATATTTATATGAAAGAAAACAGTCCTACTGGCTCAGTTATTTATACCATAAGTGCTTTTGATCCTGATCTGAACAATAATGCAAAACTGACTTATAAATTGTTGGATTGTGATCCAAGATCTATTCCTATAACCTCTGCTGTAAACATAAACTCAGAGACTGGAGATATAGTCAGTTTGCAGTCATTTAACTATGAGGAGTTAAAAACGTTTCAGTTTAAAGTTCAGGCCACAGACTCTGGTGTTCCTCCGCTCAGCAGCAACGTGACTGTGAACGTTTTGATCCTGGATGAAAATGACAATAATCCAACTATTCTCGCGCCTTATTCTGAGCACGGCTCCGTCAACAGTGAGAGCATCCCCTATTCTGCTGAAGCAGGATACTTTGTGGCAAAGATCAGGGCTGTAGACGCAGACTCTGGATACAACGCGCTGCTCTCTTATCACCTTTCTGAGCCCAAAGGAAACAATCTCTTCCGGATGGGAACCAGCACCGGAGAGATCAGGACTAAGAGGAGAATGAGTGACAATGACCTGAAAACTCACCCCTTGGTGGTGCTGGTCTCTGATAATGGAGAACCCTCCCTGTCAGCTACTGTGTCTATTGATGTGGTGGTGGTTGAAAGCGCAGCTGACATCCAGACTCAGTTCAGACATGTGACCATAAAGGAGGAGAGCTTCTCTGATTTAAACCTGTATCTGCTCATCGCTATTGTGTCGGTGTCAGCCATCTTCCTGCTCAGCCTCATCACTTTAATAGCTGTCAAATGtcacaggacagacagaagtttCAGCAGGTACGGAGCCCCAATGATCACCACCCACCCTGACGGGAGCTGGTCTTACTCCAAATCTACTCAGCAGTATGatgtgtgtttcagctcagaCACACTCAAGAGTGACGTAGTGGTTTTCCCCGCACCGTTTCCACCTGCAGATGCTGAACTCATCAGTATAAACGGAGGAGACACTTTTACCAGAACTCAGACTTTACCTAACAAAGAAAAGGTAGGCAACTTCAGATGA